A stretch of the Amycolatopsis sp. BJA-103 genome encodes the following:
- a CDS encoding 5-formyltetrahydrofolate cyclo-ligase — MSKAEWRSRITAERRSLVSEKRAREAAALAVAAARIPGEVVCAYVPFGTEPGSTQLLDQLLDQGKRVLLPIVPAEPGPLEWAAYEGPRSLGPGRLRGLLEPTGRRLGPDTLGTAELVLIPALAVDDEGVRLGRGAGYYDRSLSFAAPGAALVAVVRDAELVRALPAEPHDVRMTGVLTPDQGAAPRPVMPGWPEC, encoded by the coding sequence CTGAGCAAAGCGGAGTGGCGTTCCCGGATAACCGCCGAACGGCGTTCACTGGTGTCGGAAAAGCGGGCCAGGGAGGCGGCGGCGCTGGCCGTCGCGGCCGCTCGGATCCCGGGTGAAGTCGTCTGCGCGTATGTCCCGTTCGGCACCGAACCGGGCTCCACGCAGCTCCTTGATCAACTTCTCGACCAGGGCAAACGTGTGCTGCTGCCGATCGTCCCCGCGGAGCCGGGGCCGCTGGAGTGGGCCGCCTATGAAGGTCCTCGGAGTCTCGGACCCGGCCGGCTGCGCGGGCTGCTCGAACCGACCGGTCGCCGGCTCGGTCCCGACACGCTGGGGACGGCCGAACTGGTGCTGATCCCCGCGCTCGCCGTCGACGACGAAGGCGTCCGGCTCGGCAGGGGCGCCGGGTATTACGACCGGTCGCTCTCCTTCGCCGCGCCGGGTGCCGCGCTGGTCGCCGTCGTCCGGGACGCCGAACTCGTGCGCGCCCTGCCCGCGGAACCGCACGACGTCCGGATGACCGGAGTGCTGACCCCGGACCAGGGGGCGGCCCCGCGGCCGGTAATGCCTGGATGGCCGGAGTGCTGA
- a CDS encoding sigma-70 family RNA polymerase sigma factor, which yields MATPARPAPGIDSLADELRSISESHDGRPGRQVICEFTKRHHLSHRDVDRLLAAWDQDESSSLAESATSAPVQEPSRKAVELAEEALDVDLAWMFGGVPEPTVLRSAKDVVGQTFDDLLGDWLRKGEQLTQTEIALLVSKRELSPRQHHELSEQLAEAGVVPSESAPLQQRSGMSLGHDQDAVGQYLKAVAHYPLIDGQREVELWSLISQGVSAQDELNLSTSDTLEVALRRSLQMQIERGRRAHTQLVCANLRLVVSIAKLRHYEASGVEFLDRIQDGNCGLMRAADKFDGSKGFKFSTYATWWIRQAIERGIGDRGRLIRFPIHVHEQVQKVRKAMRDLTGRFGRTPTWGEIADKTHMEPGAVRALLDLDRPVISLDGLLGDDGDLRLSDVLASEEDRDGRTDPAQIAVHAQMREHLTRVLRASLPMREAQVLERRYGIGTGNEETLEAIGASLGVTRERIRQLEKRSFTKLRESNCTTSLRSYIMEDSKFG from the coding sequence ATGGCGACCCCCGCACGCCCGGCGCCGGGCATCGACAGTCTTGCCGACGAGCTACGGTCGATCTCGGAAAGCCATGACGGACGTCCAGGACGGCAGGTCATTTGCGAGTTCACCAAGCGCCATCACCTGAGTCACCGCGATGTCGATCGCTTGTTGGCTGCTTGGGATCAAGACGAGTCGAGCTCGCTCGCTGAAAGCGCTACCAGCGCGCCGGTTCAAGAACCGAGCCGAAAGGCAGTCGAGCTCGCAGAGGAAGCGCTGGACGTTGATCTCGCCTGGATGTTCGGGGGTGTTCCAGAGCCGACTGTCTTGCGGAGCGCCAAAGACGTCGTCGGGCAGACGTTCGACGATCTGCTCGGGGACTGGCTGCGAAAAGGCGAGCAGCTAACCCAGACAGAAATCGCACTGCTCGTCAGTAAGCGAGAGCTCAGCCCCCGCCAACATCACGAGCTGTCAGAACAGCTGGCCGAGGCTGGGGTCGTGCCCAGCGAATCCGCTCCGCTCCAACAGCGGAGCGGGATGAGCCTGGGGCACGATCAAGATGCGGTCGGCCAGTACTTGAAGGCAGTGGCCCACTACCCCCTGATCGATGGTCAGCGAGAGGTCGAATTGTGGTCGTTGATCTCGCAAGGCGTCTCGGCCCAAGACGAATTGAACCTGTCCACGAGTGATACGTTGGAAGTGGCTCTGCGCCGGAGCCTGCAGATGCAGATCGAGCGCGGACGACGTGCTCATACCCAATTGGTCTGCGCCAATCTGCGCCTAGTGGTGTCCATTGCGAAACTACGGCATTACGAGGCGTCTGGCGTGGAGTTCCTGGACCGCATTCAGGATGGCAACTGCGGGCTGATGCGTGCAGCGGACAAGTTCGACGGGTCGAAGGGATTCAAGTTTTCGACGTACGCCACCTGGTGGATCAGACAGGCGATCGAGCGTGGCATCGGCGACCGCGGAAGGTTGATCCGCTTCCCCATTCATGTGCACGAGCAAGTCCAGAAAGTACGGAAAGCGATGCGTGACCTGACCGGGCGGTTTGGCAGGACGCCCACGTGGGGTGAGATCGCTGACAAAACCCACATGGAACCAGGTGCCGTCCGGGCGCTGCTGGACCTCGACAGGCCAGTGATCAGTCTCGATGGTCTATTGGGGGACGACGGCGATCTTCGTTTGTCCGACGTACTGGCCTCCGAAGAAGACCGTGATGGTCGTACCGATCCAGCGCAGATCGCCGTCCATGCGCAGATGAGAGAGCATTTGACTCGTGTGCTTCGTGCCAGTCTGCCGATGCGGGAAGCCCAGGTCCTGGAACGCAGGTACGGCATCGGTACAGGCAACGAGGAGACGCTCGAGGCCATCGGCGCGTCGTTGGGTGTGACACGCGAGCGCATCCGCCAGCTTGAAAAGCGTTCGTTCACCAAGTTACGCGAGAGTAACTGTACGACGTCTTTGCGGTCGTACATCATGGAAGACTCGAAGTTCGGCTGA
- a CDS encoding helicase-related protein: protein MNGSNTQSPEQACQAFVGWLDRRVVAAGRGDGLERLEVAPAGTFWLGRLACEEEVQKAAGDERSERLDPCAIGIRLRPASPPSWSMSVIVRARGWVKDSKDGPDPDKRWWRTGLVEEKVPVSVGGNGGSFGSAQLAAAFAAVGAPGLTAEIRVEVEDWHQRTELVVQLVNTSPQKGLTDSHLYETEIEISGLATAPFQLESLPDSFRYDRKVPAYGVNVGVDEVAPGVFRSTDTVSVQTHRPDYWDHTYPKPDLKFSALAHDPLPQLTKLVDALTLYDDAHWSPAALDVRQEAESWTDAMRAEADASAQAVFAELDRLRKGLALLESTPALLQAFQLMNEAIGDSTRGKYPDWRPFQIGFLLSSVRFLAEPTEEANYVDTVWFATGGGKTETYLGLLLTAAFYDRLTGKIVGVTAWSRFPLRLLSLQQTQRFADALASAEIVRQAHKVGGAPFSLGFLVGQAGTPNKIVPTATAKDDETTPDSPGVPNKYQVLLRCPFCRDENLEMRFNRQRWMLEHCCKNESCRYANCALPVYVVDQEVYRFLPTVVVGTLDKAASISLQQAMRGLVGPPRGSCSEAWHGFTYADRARTPNGCLVPNCQGSLTGLPMDKARFAPTLRLQDELHLLRDSLGAVDAHYESLLDHLQHETSGSRAKIVASSATLTGYERQVDVLYQREGRVFPQPGPRAGESFWTVPTAQPLRQFVAVAPRGVTLEHVSDRTLDTLQRCIRELIDDQVGVCAEAGVEPKHADMLVSQYGTNVVYGSTLYDVEAAGRSLGSNNTVEGINVEQLTGQTEFDEVRAILERLEKPEKDFTDRVHVVAASSMLSHGVDVERLNTMVMLGLPLTTAEFIQTTARVGRSRPGLVYVLHKIGRERDAQTFRHFGPYVRQGDRFVDPIPITRRSRRVLDLTIAGAVAARTLMIREPASKQRLSTPLKLRDYLRTIGLTPQEEADAIAAVFGLDGPEDSLHKQQILSWLKDWFADLEDPTLKTNFMSDIGPTPPMMSLRDVEATAPIHD, encoded by the coding sequence GTGAACGGCAGCAACACCCAGTCGCCGGAGCAAGCATGTCAGGCGTTCGTCGGCTGGCTCGACCGCAGAGTCGTCGCAGCAGGGCGAGGCGACGGCCTGGAACGTCTCGAGGTTGCCCCGGCGGGAACCTTCTGGCTGGGGCGACTGGCATGCGAGGAAGAGGTCCAGAAGGCTGCGGGCGACGAACGGTCCGAGAGGCTGGACCCTTGTGCCATCGGCATTCGGTTACGTCCAGCAAGTCCTCCGTCATGGTCGATGTCCGTGATCGTACGGGCGAGGGGCTGGGTGAAGGATTCCAAAGATGGGCCTGATCCGGACAAGCGCTGGTGGCGTACGGGCCTCGTCGAGGAAAAGGTGCCCGTTTCGGTCGGTGGCAACGGCGGGTCGTTCGGCTCCGCGCAACTGGCTGCGGCGTTCGCTGCTGTCGGCGCCCCCGGTCTGACCGCCGAAATACGTGTGGAAGTGGAGGACTGGCACCAGCGGACCGAGCTGGTAGTGCAGTTGGTCAACACCAGCCCGCAGAAGGGACTCACCGATTCGCACCTGTACGAGACCGAGATCGAAATCTCAGGTCTTGCTACGGCGCCGTTTCAATTGGAGTCCCTGCCCGATAGCTTCCGCTACGACCGGAAGGTGCCAGCGTACGGAGTCAACGTCGGAGTTGACGAGGTGGCGCCAGGAGTCTTTCGCAGCACGGACACCGTCAGCGTACAAACTCACAGGCCCGACTACTGGGATCACACCTATCCAAAGCCGGATCTGAAGTTCTCGGCCCTGGCCCATGACCCGTTACCACAGCTGACGAAGCTGGTGGATGCGCTGACCCTGTACGACGACGCGCACTGGTCACCTGCTGCGCTGGACGTCCGGCAAGAAGCCGAGAGCTGGACGGACGCCATGCGCGCAGAGGCAGATGCGTCGGCGCAAGCGGTGTTTGCCGAGCTGGACCGGCTACGCAAAGGTTTGGCATTGCTGGAGTCCACCCCAGCACTGTTGCAGGCGTTCCAACTGATGAACGAGGCGATCGGGGACAGCACCAGAGGTAAGTACCCTGACTGGAGGCCGTTCCAGATCGGTTTCCTACTGTCGTCGGTACGGTTCTTGGCCGAACCGACGGAGGAGGCCAATTACGTAGACACCGTCTGGTTCGCCACTGGCGGCGGCAAGACCGAAACGTACCTCGGGTTGTTGCTGACCGCGGCGTTCTACGACCGGCTCACCGGAAAGATCGTGGGCGTGACTGCCTGGTCCCGTTTTCCTTTGCGTCTGCTCAGTTTGCAGCAAACTCAGCGATTCGCCGACGCGCTGGCCTCCGCTGAAATCGTGCGCCAGGCCCACAAGGTCGGCGGGGCGCCATTCAGCCTCGGTTTTCTCGTCGGCCAGGCAGGCACTCCCAACAAGATCGTGCCAACGGCGACAGCGAAGGACGACGAAACAACCCCGGACAGCCCAGGGGTGCCGAACAAGTATCAGGTACTGTTGCGCTGCCCGTTCTGCCGTGACGAGAACCTGGAAATGCGCTTCAACAGGCAGCGTTGGATGCTCGAACACTGTTGCAAGAACGAGAGCTGTCGTTACGCGAATTGCGCCCTTCCGGTATACGTGGTGGACCAAGAGGTGTACCGATTCCTGCCGACGGTGGTGGTCGGCACTTTGGACAAGGCGGCGTCGATCAGTTTGCAGCAGGCCATGCGGGGGCTGGTCGGCCCACCGCGCGGGTCGTGTTCGGAGGCGTGGCATGGGTTCACCTATGCGGATCGCGCGAGAACACCAAACGGTTGTTTGGTACCGAACTGTCAGGGCAGTTTGACGGGATTGCCAATGGACAAGGCGCGGTTCGCGCCGACGCTACGGCTCCAGGACGAGTTGCACCTACTACGGGACAGTCTCGGCGCCGTCGACGCGCACTACGAGAGCCTGCTCGATCATCTGCAGCATGAAACGAGCGGGAGCCGCGCCAAGATCGTGGCCAGCAGCGCGACGCTGACCGGCTATGAACGGCAGGTCGACGTGCTTTACCAGCGCGAAGGTCGGGTGTTCCCACAACCTGGCCCGCGTGCAGGCGAGTCGTTTTGGACGGTGCCGACCGCTCAACCATTGCGGCAGTTCGTGGCCGTCGCTCCCCGAGGGGTGACTCTCGAACACGTCAGCGACCGCACCCTGGATACGTTGCAGCGCTGCATCAGGGAGCTGATCGACGACCAGGTGGGAGTCTGCGCGGAAGCAGGCGTCGAGCCCAAACACGCCGATATGTTGGTCAGTCAGTACGGCACCAACGTCGTGTACGGCTCCACGCTCTACGACGTGGAAGCCGCGGGGCGAAGTCTGGGCAGCAACAACACCGTCGAAGGGATCAACGTCGAGCAGCTCACCGGCCAGACCGAGTTCGACGAAGTTCGGGCCATTCTGGAACGTCTGGAGAAGCCGGAGAAGGACTTCACCGATCGGGTGCACGTGGTCGCCGCAAGTTCCATGCTTTCGCATGGTGTGGATGTCGAACGACTCAACACGATGGTAATGCTCGGCCTTCCCTTGACCACCGCGGAGTTCATCCAGACGACCGCGAGGGTCGGCCGTTCGCGGCCGGGGCTGGTGTACGTGCTGCACAAGATCGGCCGGGAACGCGATGCACAGACGTTCCGGCACTTTGGCCCGTACGTGCGTCAAGGTGACCGGTTCGTCGATCCGATTCCGATCACCAGACGCAGCCGCCGGGTGCTCGACCTCACGATCGCGGGTGCGGTTGCCGCCCGCACGCTGATGATTCGGGAACCGGCGAGCAAACAGCGGTTGAGTACGCCGCTGAAACTGCGTGACTACCTGCGCACCATCGGCCTGACGCCACAGGAGGAGGCGGACGCGATCGCGGCAGTGTTCGGTCTCGACGGCCCTGAGGACTCGTTGCACAAGCAGCAAATCCTCAGCTGGCTGAAGGACTGGTTTGCCGACCTCGAAGACCCGACCCTGAAGACGAACTTCATGAGCGACATCGGACCGACCCCGCCCATGATGAGCCTGCGGGACGTCGAAGCGACCGCCCCCATTCACGATTGA
- the glp gene encoding molybdotransferase-like divisome protein Glp, with the protein MTEPIAEAAETEDAGQFRSVEDQIALTLDAAVRPRPVRVAISEAQGLLCAEEVVAEHALPGFDQAAIDGYAVRSVDVRTAGQEPVQLPVVGEIAAGSRQPRRLQPGQAVRVDTGAPLPTLADAVVPTAYTDGHQAKVTVHKSVPSAGYVRRTGEDVQIGDVAVRKGDTIGSAQVGLLAAVGRAKVLVYPRPRVSIVSVGDELVDIDRTPSVGQVYDVNSYALSAAARDAGAEVSRVGIVPGDPKRLREIVEGRLLMSEIVVVAGGAGGSAGDEVHAALSDLGHIDMTRVGMHPGSVQGFGRLGPDSVPTFLIPGNPMSALVVFEVLVRPLIRAARGTRNPHRRIVGARLLSPITSTKGRKGFLRGQLLRDEGNGEYLVQPLGTSGAHLLASLAEANCLINIDEDLTEVAAGEQVKVTFLAQRA; encoded by the coding sequence ATGACGGAGCCCATCGCAGAAGCGGCCGAGACCGAAGACGCGGGACAGTTCCGTTCCGTCGAGGATCAGATCGCGCTGACCCTGGACGCCGCGGTACGCCCGCGCCCGGTCCGGGTCGCCATCTCCGAGGCCCAAGGCCTCCTGTGCGCCGAAGAGGTCGTCGCCGAACACGCGCTGCCCGGTTTCGACCAGGCCGCCATCGACGGCTACGCGGTACGAAGTGTCGACGTCCGCACAGCGGGCCAGGAACCGGTGCAGCTGCCGGTGGTCGGCGAGATCGCCGCCGGTTCACGCCAGCCTCGACGGCTGCAACCAGGCCAGGCCGTCCGCGTAGACACCGGCGCGCCACTGCCCACGCTCGCCGACGCCGTCGTCCCGACCGCGTACACCGACGGCCACCAAGCGAAGGTCACCGTGCACAAGTCGGTCCCGTCCGCGGGCTACGTGCGCCGTACCGGCGAGGACGTGCAGATCGGCGACGTCGCCGTCCGCAAGGGCGACACCATCGGCTCGGCCCAGGTCGGCCTGCTCGCCGCGGTCGGCAGGGCGAAGGTCCTGGTCTACCCGCGGCCGCGGGTTTCGATCGTGTCCGTGGGCGACGAGCTGGTCGACATCGACCGCACCCCGTCGGTCGGGCAGGTCTACGACGTCAACTCCTACGCATTGTCCGCGGCCGCGCGGGACGCGGGCGCCGAGGTGAGCCGCGTCGGCATCGTCCCCGGCGACCCGAAACGGCTGCGCGAGATCGTCGAAGGCCGGCTGCTGATGTCGGAGATCGTCGTCGTCGCGGGCGGCGCCGGCGGAAGCGCGGGCGACGAGGTGCACGCGGCGCTGTCCGACCTCGGCCACATCGACATGACCCGCGTCGGCATGCACCCCGGTTCGGTGCAGGGCTTCGGCAGGCTCGGCCCCGATTCGGTGCCGACGTTCCTGATCCCCGGCAACCCGATGAGCGCGCTGGTCGTGTTCGAGGTCCTGGTCCGCCCGCTCATCCGCGCCGCGCGCGGCACCCGCAACCCGCACCGCCGGATCGTCGGCGCGCGGCTGCTCTCCCCGATCACCTCGACCAAGGGGCGCAAAGGCTTCCTGCGCGGGCAATTGCTGCGCGACGAGGGCAACGGCGAGTACCTGGTGCAGCCGCTCGGCACCTCCGGCGCGCACCTGCTCGCGTCACTGGCCGAGGCGAACTGCCTGATCAACATCGACGAAGACCTCACCGAGGTCGCCGCGGGCGAGCAGGTCAAGGTGACCTTCCTGGCCCAGCGGGCGTAA
- a CDS encoding GNAT family N-acetyltransferase produces MGAPISGVAYPIESRHPGWPAKLGPLRVPAGVLAVRPVRLRDAGEWSRVRLRDREHLEMWEPTGVGPWPDRNAFWSWPSQWMALRGLARRGQCLPFTITVDGRFAGQITVGNVIRASLRSAWIGYWVSSDIVRGGVATGAVALVTDHVFDFGGLHRLEATVRPENTPSLRVLNKVGYRQEGLFERYLDVAGGWRDHFCHAVTKEETGDGLVSRLVAKGLAERV; encoded by the coding sequence ATGGGCGCACCGATTTCCGGCGTCGCGTATCCGATCGAGAGCAGGCATCCGGGCTGGCCCGCGAAACTGGGGCCGCTCCGGGTGCCCGCCGGCGTACTCGCCGTCCGGCCGGTCCGGCTGCGGGACGCCGGCGAGTGGAGCCGCGTCCGGCTGAGGGACCGCGAGCACCTGGAAATGTGGGAACCGACCGGCGTCGGACCGTGGCCGGACCGCAACGCGTTCTGGTCATGGCCGTCGCAATGGATGGCCCTGCGCGGCCTCGCCCGGCGCGGACAGTGCCTCCCGTTCACCATCACGGTGGACGGACGCTTCGCCGGACAGATCACTGTGGGTAACGTCATCCGCGCTTCGCTCCGGTCCGCATGGATCGGTTACTGGGTGTCATCGGACATCGTCCGCGGCGGCGTCGCGACCGGCGCCGTCGCCCTCGTCACCGACCACGTCTTCGACTTCGGCGGACTGCACCGGCTCGAAGCGACCGTTCGCCCCGAAAACACCCCCAGCCTGCGGGTTCTCAACAAAGTCGGGTACCGGCAAGAGGGCCTTTTCGAGCGCTACCTCGATGTCGCGGGCGGCTGGCGGGACCACTTTTGCCACGCCGTCACCAAGGAAGAAACCGGTGACGGACTGGTGTCCCGGCTCGTCGCGAAGGGCCTCGCAGAGCGAGTTTGA
- a CDS encoding DNA cytosine methyltransferase, which yields MTGRPSMISAVDLFCGVGGLSYGLREAGVHVAAGVDIDPACAYPFRTNIGAPFHQQDIRKVEAADLAAMWPARARVRVLAGCAPCQPFSSYRRGVDTSKEPAWPLVDEMLRLIAETLPEVVTMENVTRIGSASVFRNFVTGLEDLGYHVDAQSCYGPAHGVPQHRRRMVLLGSRLGEITVPKGTLGPEQYPTVRQAISALPPVAHGQADPQDRLHKSRSLSGTNLKRIKRSKPGGTWQDWPEELRSACHRKESGATFRNVYARMVWDEPSPTITTMAYNFGTGRFGHPEQDRALTLREAANLQSFPSDYEFVAPDQPVQLAPLGRLIGNAVPPRLAEAVGRTIVDHVKTALGNSTGITAARQARRRSK from the coding sequence GTGACTGGTCGACCCTCGATGATCTCTGCTGTCGATCTCTTTTGCGGTGTGGGCGGCCTCTCGTACGGCCTACGTGAGGCTGGCGTCCACGTCGCCGCTGGGGTCGACATCGATCCAGCCTGCGCATATCCGTTCCGCACCAACATCGGAGCGCCGTTCCATCAGCAGGACATCCGCAAAGTCGAGGCTGCTGATCTCGCAGCGATGTGGCCCGCCCGCGCTCGTGTCCGTGTTCTGGCTGGCTGCGCTCCCTGTCAGCCGTTTTCGTCGTATCGACGAGGTGTCGACACGTCGAAGGAACCCGCTTGGCCGCTGGTAGACGAGATGCTTCGGCTCATCGCGGAGACGCTGCCAGAGGTGGTTACGATGGAAAACGTCACCAGGATTGGCAGTGCCTCGGTCTTCAGGAACTTCGTCACCGGCCTTGAAGACCTCGGTTACCACGTCGATGCTCAGTCCTGCTATGGCCCGGCGCATGGTGTACCTCAGCACCGTAGGCGTATGGTCCTCCTCGGTTCGCGATTGGGTGAGATCACCGTGCCGAAGGGGACCCTTGGACCCGAGCAGTACCCCACGGTGCGTCAGGCCATCTCTGCTCTCCCGCCGGTAGCACATGGACAAGCAGATCCTCAAGATCGCCTTCACAAGAGCCGCAGCCTGAGCGGGACCAATTTGAAGCGGATCAAGCGGTCCAAGCCCGGGGGGACCTGGCAAGACTGGCCGGAAGAACTGCGATCCGCATGCCACCGGAAGGAGTCTGGGGCGACCTTCCGTAACGTCTATGCGCGCATGGTGTGGGATGAGCCGTCGCCCACGATCACCACCATGGCGTACAACTTCGGCACTGGACGGTTCGGCCATCCCGAACAAGATCGGGCTCTCACCTTGCGAGAGGCAGCCAACCTCCAGAGCTTCCCGTCGGATTACGAGTTTGTGGCCCCGGACCAGCCAGTCCAACTCGCTCCGCTTGGTCGGCTCATCGGCAATGCCGTACCGCCTCGGCTCGCAGAAGCCGTTGGGCGAACGATCGTAGATCATGTCAAGACGGCCCTTGGAAACTCCACCGGTATCACAGCCGCTCGGCAGGCTCGCCGACGATCAAAATAG
- a CDS encoding very short patch repair endonuclease: MDHSPTPLDAATSARLRRQPRSSTKPEVVLRRELHRRGLRFRVNHPGLPGRPDIVLTRVKVAVFVDGCFWHRCPEHGTLPRNNRDWWRAKLDRNVDRDRAKDAALGELGWHVMHVWEHEPTERAADRVETEWRRRVMSRSADNHQDRTARPGSGTG; the protein is encoded by the coding sequence ATGGATCACTCGCCGACGCCGCTGGACGCCGCGACATCTGCACGGCTGCGTCGCCAGCCCCGCTCGAGCACGAAACCGGAGGTCGTGTTGCGCCGCGAGCTCCACCGCCGGGGCCTGCGGTTCCGGGTGAACCATCCCGGGCTTCCCGGTCGTCCGGACATCGTGCTCACGAGGGTGAAGGTCGCGGTGTTCGTGGACGGCTGCTTCTGGCACCGCTGTCCCGAACATGGCACGTTGCCACGTAACAACCGGGACTGGTGGCGGGCCAAACTCGACCGCAACGTCGACCGCGACCGAGCCAAGGACGCCGCCCTCGGCGAACTCGGCTGGCATGTGATGCACGTGTGGGAACACGAGCCGACCGAGCGGGCCGCCGATCGGGTCGAAACCGAGTGGCGGCGCAGAGTCATGAGCCGATCCGCAGATAACCACCAGGACCGAACAGCGCGTCCCGGTTCAGGAACCGGTTGA
- the sepX gene encoding divisome protein SepX/GlpR, with protein sequence MPSSVIIVALAAAWLVVLVPMVARKRQQVARTTDSALAARVVRSGSTRQEGPEEFAMAENTEPSVEDDLAELEAELDADLEEEELEAEPLPQPSRGPRAERERQGAGYRPGRGGFDPEAADIAARAKYAFRQRIVIALLVLVVTTAVVAGFLTPTVWWANGVVDAVLIGYLAYLRRQVRIENEIRQRRLARFNNTRAPRRTAADDESHESHEDVEVVAAERPDVVERKPSPMSRLRRQAVVVDLDDEDPAFHELDEPGTRPFRRAAGE encoded by the coding sequence ATGCCCAGTTCGGTGATCATCGTCGCGCTCGCAGCGGCATGGCTCGTCGTTCTCGTGCCCATGGTCGCTCGCAAGCGCCAGCAGGTCGCGCGGACGACGGACTCGGCCTTGGCGGCGCGAGTCGTGCGGAGCGGGAGCACACGCCAAGAGGGACCGGAGGAGTTCGCCATGGCGGAGAACACGGAACCGTCGGTAGAAGACGACCTGGCCGAGCTCGAGGCGGAACTCGACGCCGACCTCGAAGAAGAGGAACTGGAAGCCGAACCGCTTCCCCAGCCCTCGCGCGGGCCCCGCGCCGAAAGGGAACGCCAGGGCGCCGGCTACCGGCCGGGCCGAGGCGGTTTCGACCCCGAGGCGGCGGACATCGCCGCCCGCGCCAAGTACGCGTTCCGGCAGCGGATCGTCATCGCGCTCCTGGTACTCGTGGTGACCACGGCGGTCGTCGCCGGCTTCCTGACCCCGACGGTCTGGTGGGCCAACGGTGTCGTCGACGCGGTCCTCATCGGCTACCTCGCGTACCTGCGCCGTCAGGTCCGCATCGAGAACGAGATCCGGCAGCGCCGCCTCGCCCGCTTCAACAACACCCGCGCCCCACGCCGGACGGCGGCCGACGACGAATCCCACGAGTCCCACGAAGACGTCGAGGTCGTCGCAGCCGAACGCCCGGACGTCGTGGAGCGCAAACCGTCCCCGATGTCCCGCCTCCGGCGCCAAGCCGTCGTCGTCGACCTCGACGACGAGGACCCGGCCTTCCACGAGCTCGACGAGCCCGGGACCAGGCCTTTCCGCCGGGCCGCCGGAGAGTGA